A stretch of DNA from Candidatus Bathyarchaeia archaeon:
TGGTTACAAGCTGCCCCCATGGTTTTCACGCCTTTAAAAATCGGTACAATCAAACGAGCTTTGAACCTCAGCATCATACGCAGCTTTTGGCAAAGCTTATTGAAGCTGGGAAGCTGACACCGTCAAAAGAAATAGCCAAAAAAGTGATTTACCATGACCCATGCTATCTTGGCAAGCAAAACAACATTTACGATGAACCCCGCAAGGTCATTGAAAGCATAAGGGGCGTCACGCTTTTAGAGTTTGACCGTTCAAGGAGCAGAAGCCTATGCTGTGAAGGGGGAGGCGGAAGAATGTGGGTTGACATTCCGGGACCTCGACTAGCTGAAATCCGCGTTAGAGAGGCTGTTGATGTCGGCGCGGAAATCTTGGCTGTGGCTTGTCCCTTTTGCATGCTTACAATGGAAGACGCTGTAAAAACAACTGGTAATGAGGGTAAAATCCAAGTTATGGACGTGGCAGAACTTTTAGCAATTGCCTTATAAAACGAATGTGTGCATATATTTTGAGGCTTGTGAATGGGGGAAGAAGAAACCTACCATTGTCTGCTTTGTGGCAGAGAAATCACAAGAGAGGAGTATGAAACCTATGATGGGCTTTGCCCAGAATGCTATGAACTTGAAATTGCCGAGCTTGACATGGACCTTGAAGAAGATTAGCGGTTGAACAAAACAATTAAAATGGCATTGCAGCCAAATACTTTGTTGAGGTTGCTTGAAGTGGAAGACTGGGAACTAATAATTGTTGGTGCTGGCGCCGCTGGCTTAACGGCTGGAATTTACGCTGTTAGAAGCGGATTGAAAACGTTAATTTTGGAGGAGAAGATTGCTGGTGGAACAGCCGCCGACGCCCCAATAATCGAGAACTATCCGGGTTTTGAGCGGATAAGCGGGCTTGAGCTTATGCAGAAAATTGTGGCGCAATGTAGAAGGCTTGGCACAGAAATCCACGAGTTTGAAAAGGTTACAAGCCTAAACTTGAGGGGTGAGGAGAAACTCATTGAAACAGTTAAAGCCACCTATAGGAGTAAGGCTGTTATCATTGCTTCTGGCACAAGCTACACTGAGCTTGGCGTTCCGGGCGAAAAAGAGTTTCGCGGCAGAGGCGTAAGCTACTGTGCTATTTGTGATGGACCACTTTTTAAGGGTAAACGGGTTCTGGTGGTTGGCGGCGGCAACTCTGCTGTGGCTACAGCCCTCTATTTGGCTGATTTAGCCTCGGAAGTTAATGTTGTGCATAGAAGAGATGCCTTCAGGGCTGAGGAGGCACGTGTCAAGGCTTTATTGGAAAAGCCTAATGTCGAGGTTTTTTGGAATACTGAGTTGAGGGAGATTAAGGGCGAAAAACTCGTTAACAAAGTTGTGCTTTTTAACGCGAAAACTGGTGCTGTTACAGAGCTTCAAGTAGACGGAATTTTTGTTCAGGTTGGTGAAAGGCCTAACAGCCAACTGGCTAAGGAAGCTGGAGTGGCTGTGGACGAGCATGGCTACATAATTATTGATGCTCGCCAAAGAACAAACATTCCCGGGGTTTATGCAGCTGGCGATGTTACTAATCATCCGGTTAAGCAGGTTGGAACTGCTGTTGGGCAGGGGATAACCGCCGCCTTGGAGGCTTATGGTTTTATTCGCAGACCTTACTATTTCAAGCAGTGATGCGCCAATTTTGCTCCAAAAATATTATATTGTTCTATGGTCTTTCATTCAAAACTTCTAGCGCTGATGGCGTTTAGATAAGCAGCGGTTTGGAGATATGGTGGAATGGGCGGAGAACAAACTGTTGTTGTAAGCATAAACCAAGACTACTGTAGTCGCTGTTCCATATGCTATTCCATATGCCCCTATGAAGCCATTAAACGGGATGCTGAAACTGGCAAGGTGGAGATAGACATTCAGAAGTGCCAAGTTTGCGGCATATGCTACAGCGCATGTCCAGTTTTCGCCATAGAAATAGTCTATTACGACTATGAAAGTTTGGTAGACTATGTGGAAAGCGAGCGGAAGAGAACCGGAACCGAAACGCTTGTGCTCATGTGTCGTGGAAACTCGCCTTCAACAAGGGAAGTTGAGGAGATTTTGGCTGAGCAGGGCTTAAGCTTAAAGGAGTACATCCCACTTCGTTTGCCATGTTCCGGGCGGGTTCCAACAGAATTCATATTCAAGGTTTTGGGTTCCGGCATTAAAAATGTAGTTTCAATCCAGTGTGAGGATTTTTTCTGCCGCTTCAAAGAAGGCACAAAAATCAATACGAGGCGGCTTCTCCTCGGAAGAAGGGTTCTTGAAGAGCTTGGCTTCAGCAGGGACGCTGTTCGAGTTGTTAAATATTCTCGGAAGGCTGTTTACGACACTACTAAGTGTGTCGGCTGCGACAAATGTGTCTTCATATGCCCGTATGCTGCTATAGAGGCGGAGCCTTTCGCCACACCAAAAATCCTAAGCGACTATTGTATGGGCTGTGGCGCGTGTGCATTGGTTTGCCCACATCATGCCATCCAAGTTAAGGGTTTTGAGTTTGAAAATGTTTTGAAGCGTTATAGTGATTCAGCCATTAAGCTGAAGGCTGAGGGTAAATCGCCAGTAATCCTCGTCTTCTGCTGCCAATGGTCTGAGTTTTCAGCCCTTGACAACCCTGAAGGCGTCTTTTTCAAGCGTAACAGCATTCCGCTTGAGGTTCCATGTTTTAAGGCTCTTGATCCAGTGCATGTTGTTAATGCTTTGAGGAACGGCTTTGACGGGGTTATGGCTGTTGTGTGTTCTGCCGACGATTGTAAACTTCAAGAGGGACGCGATGTAGCGGAGAGAAACGTGACTGTGCTGAGAGATGTTTTGAAGAAGATGGGCTTAATTGAGCGTTTTGAGCTTTATGAGGCTTCTCCGAGGGATGCTGGAAAATTTGAGGATAGGCTTGAAAATTTTGTGAGGAGGGTTGCGGCTTTACCGCAGATAAAACCTTTGAAAACGGAGGTTTAGCCCTATGTATGAGATTTTAAGGGTTGAGGAGCTTGCTCCAAAAATAAAGTTGTTTGAGGTTTATGCTCCTGAAATAGCCGAGAAAGCCAGACCCGGACAATTCATCATTGTGATTATAAATGAGAGGGGCGAACGGGTGCCTCTAACAATTACTGGCTACGACCCAGAGAAGGGCTCGATAACCTTCGTTTTTAACGAAGTTGGTAAGACAACAAGGCAGCTTGGCTTATTGAAGGAGGGCGACAGCATATGGAACATTACTGGTCCGCTTGGTAATCCTTCGGAGATTAAGAATTTTGGCAAGGTCTTGTGTGTGGCTGGTGGCGTTATGATTGCGCCCATGCTTTTGCAAGTTAAAGCCTTACGGGAGGCTGGGAACACTGTTGTAACGGTTATGGGCGCCCGCATTAAGGAGCTGCTTTTCTTTAAGGAAGAGCTGAAAGCCTTGAGTCATAGGCTTTATGTGGCGACGGACGACGGTTCCGAAGGCTATAAGGGGCTGGATTTTCTGAAGGATGTTTTGGCTTCTGAAAGGTTTGATAGGTGTGTGGCTATGGGTCCTGTTCCAATGCTTCAAAGGGTCTGCGAACTAACTAAGCCTTACAAGATTCCGACGGTTGTTACGCTTATGCCCATCATGGTGGATGGCATGGGCATGTGTGGCGTCTGCCGTGTGAGTGTTGGTGGGCAGATGAAGTTTGGTTGTGTTGATGGTCCGGAGTTTGATGGGCATCTTGTGGATTTTGACCAGTTGATTAAGCGTCAGCGCATGTTCCTTCCAGAAGAGCGTTTAAGCGCCTTGTTGTGGGAGCTTGGGGGGTGCGAGTGTGACGGAAAGTAAGCCTCAGCCTAAGGTTAAGAAAAAGGCTGTTCCAATGCCTAAGCAGCCGCCGGAAGTTCGGAAACACAACTTTAACGAGGTTGCCTTGGGCTATACTGAGGAGCAAGCCCTTGAAGAGGCTAGCCGCTGCCTACAGTGTCCCCAACCTCAGTGTGTTAAGGGTTGCCCAGTTGAAATTGACATCCCAGCCTTTATCAAGTTGCTTAGGGATGGCAAGTATGAGGAGGGCATAAAGAAGATTAAGGAGAAGAATAGCCTTCCAGCCATTTGTGGGCGGGTTTGCCCCCAGGAGGAGCAATGCCAAAAGTACTGTGTTCTTGGGAAGGTTGGTGACCCCGTCAGCATTGGTAGGCTTGAAAGGTTTTTGGCAGACTGGGAAAGAGCACGGGGCTTCAATATTCCGGATAAGGCTCCGCCCACTGGCAAACGCGTAGCCATAATAGGTGCTGGTCCCGCTGGTTTGACGGCGGCTGCTGACCTTGCAAAGCTTGGGCATGAAGTGGTTATTTTTGAGGCTTTACATCTTCCGGGCGGTGTGTTGGTTTATGGTATTCCGGAGTTTCGTCTGCCAAAAAGCATAGTGCAAGCTGAAGTTGACTACATTAGGAAGCTTGGTGTTGAGCTTAAGCTTGGCTATCTTATTGGCAGAACCTACACTATTCCAGAATTGCTTAAGGAGAGGGGCTTCGACGCGGTTTTCATTGGAACTGGTGCTGGCTTACCCCAGTTTTTGGGCGTGCCGGGCGAGAACTTGGGCGGGATTTATTCGGCTAATGAGTTTTTGATTAGGGTTAACTTGATGAAGGCTTATGCCTTTCCAGAGTATGACACGCCCATAAGAATCGGCAAGCACGTGGTCGTTATTGGTGGCGGAAACGTTGCCATGGACTCTGCGCGTTCTGCGCTCCGCCTTGGAGCCGAACAAGTCTGCATAGTCTATCGTCGTTCCAGAGAGGAGATGCCAGCCCGTAAAGAGGAGATTGAAAACGCCGAGGAGGAGGGGATTATCTGCAAGTTTTTGGCGGCTCCAACACGTTTTATCGGCGACGAGAAGG
This window harbors:
- the gltA gene encoding NADPH-dependent glutamate synthase, with translation MPKQPPEVRKHNFNEVALGYTEEQALEEASRCLQCPQPQCVKGCPVEIDIPAFIKLLRDGKYEEGIKKIKEKNSLPAICGRVCPQEEQCQKYCVLGKVGDPVSIGRLERFLADWERARGFNIPDKAPPTGKRVAIIGAGPAGLTAAADLAKLGHEVVIFEALHLPGGVLVYGIPEFRLPKSIVQAEVDYIRKLGVELKLGYLIGRTYTIPELLKERGFDAVFIGTGAGLPQFLGVPGENLGGIYSANEFLIRVNLMKAYAFPEYDTPIRIGKHVVVIGGGNVAMDSARSALRLGAEQVCIVYRRSREEMPARKEEIENAEEEGIICKFLAAPTRFIGDEKGWVKQMECIQMELGPPDESGRRRPVPVKGSEFLMDTDTVIIAIGRTPNPIIQRTTEGLAVTKWGTIVADENGKTSLEGVYAGGDIVTGEATVISAMGAGKRAARAIHEYLMSKK
- a CDS encoding hydrogenase iron-sulfur subunit — protein: MGGEQTVVVSINQDYCSRCSICYSICPYEAIKRDAETGKVEIDIQKCQVCGICYSACPVFAIEIVYYDYESLVDYVESERKRTGTETLVLMCRGNSPSTREVEEILAEQGLSLKEYIPLRLPCSGRVPTEFIFKVLGSGIKNVVSIQCEDFFCRFKEGTKINTRRLLLGRRVLEELGFSRDAVRVVKYSRKAVYDTTKCVGCDKCVFICPYAAIEAEPFATPKILSDYCMGCGACALVCPHHAIQVKGFEFENVLKRYSDSAIKLKAEGKSPVILVFCCQWSEFSALDNPEGVFFKRNSIPLEVPCFKALDPVHVVNALRNGFDGVMAVVCSADDCKLQEGRDVAERNVTVLRDVLKKMGLIERFELYEASPRDAGKFEDRLENFVRRVAALPQIKPLKTEV
- a CDS encoding sulfide/dihydroorotate dehydrogenase-like FAD/NAD-binding protein translates to MYEILRVEELAPKIKLFEVYAPEIAEKARPGQFIIVIINERGERVPLTITGYDPEKGSITFVFNEVGKTTRQLGLLKEGDSIWNITGPLGNPSEIKNFGKVLCVAGGVMIAPMLLQVKALREAGNTVVTVMGARIKELLFFKEELKALSHRLYVATDDGSEGYKGLDFLKDVLASERFDRCVAMGPVPMLQRVCELTKPYKIPTVVTLMPIMVDGMGMCGVCRVSVGGQMKFGCVDGPEFDGHLVDFDQLIKRQRMFLPEERLSALLWELGGCECDGK
- the trxB gene encoding thioredoxin-disulfide reductase, which encodes MEDWELIIVGAGAAGLTAGIYAVRSGLKTLILEEKIAGGTAADAPIIENYPGFERISGLELMQKIVAQCRRLGTEIHEFEKVTSLNLRGEEKLIETVKATYRSKAVIIASGTSYTELGVPGEKEFRGRGVSYCAICDGPLFKGKRVLVVGGGNSAVATALYLADLASEVNVVHRRDAFRAEEARVKALLEKPNVEVFWNTELREIKGEKLVNKVVLFNAKTGAVTELQVDGIFVQVGERPNSQLAKEAGVAVDEHGYIIIDARQRTNIPGVYAAGDVTNHPVKQVGTAVGQGITAALEAYGFIRRPYYFKQ